Part of the Cytophagia bacterium CHB2 genome, GGTATTTCAGACGCAGCTCTTCCGCCGCTTCAAAACGATCGCCAATCTCAAAGGGCGGCGTTTTAGCCGGGTTGAGAATTTTCAATTCCGTCGCCAAGACTTCAATTTCGCCGGTGGCAATATTGGCATTCGTCATGCCCGCGGGCCGTGCTTTGACTTTACCTTTGACGGCAATCACAAACTCGCTCCGCAGGCTCTGCGCCAGCGTGTGCATTTCTTCATTTTCCGGCGCAAACACGACCTGGGTCTTGCCATAGCGGTCGCGTAAATCCACAAACAAAACGCCGCCATGATCGCGCCAGCTATCGACCCAGCCGTTCAAAATCACATTATTGTCGCAATGTTCTTTTCGCAATGCGCCACATGTGTGCGTCCGCTTCCATGTTCCGGATTCGTTTAAGCCTGCCATGTTCTTAGATGTGACTCCCTCTTGAGTTGCACGATTTGTTGCCAACGTCGTCCTCCTTGCCTGTGTCGATTTTTTGCAGGATGCTTTAATCAGATTGCCGCCGCTCAGGCTCTCATGTCATGCACGACAAACGAACACATAAGCCGGCGATAAAATTATCTTGTTCACACGGTACAATCGTCAGGCCGGAATATAAAAATTTCTAACAAAATAAAAAACCGCTTATCTAGCGACCCAACGCGGTCATCGCTAAAGCAAGCGGTTCAGAATTAGAGTCAAAACTATTAAATCAGTAACCGAAGGTGTACACCTGTCTAACAGTCGTATTGCCCTTTTTGGGGTCGATTGCACCAAAATCATCCCACCGCCGGATGCGACTCAGAATACAATCTTCCACTTCAGAATTCGTGCTGCTCTTGGAAATGATTGTCGCGCTTTCGACAGTGCCTTGTGGTGTAATTACGAATCTCACGACAACTTTGCCTTTGAGATTCGGGTCACGTTTGATAGCGCGCTGATAGCAATATTCAATCGCCGGACTATGACTTGCCACCACTGCCTGAATGGATTCGGCATCGCGGCCGGTGCCGCCCACTTGCCCTTCTTCCGTTTCGATCAACGGCTTTTCACTGGTGATCACCAGCTCACCCGAGCGGCTCACGCCTTTGGCCTTGCCTTCGCCCAGCCCTTGTACCAAAGCGTCAATATTGCCGCCGCCAGTTTCACGACCGCCGCGGACACGGCCTTTACCAGGCCCTCCCGAGCCAACGCCACTGCCTTCCGCACCGGCTCCGCCTTCAGCCTCGCTGCTGCTGCCGGCGCGTTTGATGCCGCTAACGCCTGCAAGAGCTTCGTCGAGATTGGCGTTGGGATTGTGATCACCAAGCAAATCAGCCGCTTCGTTACCACTCGCCATTCCGCTGTTGCTCGTCAACAGGCCGAGCAGGCCTTGATTGCCAACTTGTTCTCGAATAACTGCGCGTGAGCGCCGCCCGCCCGCTGCCGGGCCACTCGTTCCGGCAATTTCACCGCCTCCACCTCCCGGCTCTCCGGTGTCATCTCCCTGGCCGCTGCTTTGCCCTGTTGTTCGCCGCGACGCTCCGGGATTGACGATGCCCGTAGGCGTGCGAACAGTACTCGCCGTCGGCTCCTCTGAGGGTAACTCATCAGGCGCGACATCCAACGGTGTTTCGACAAATTGGGTTTCGCTTGACGCCTTTTCCAAGACAAGCCGGGCAAACTGCTCTTGCACCCGCGCCACATCGTGTGTTGGCGGATTTTTTACAAAATAAACAATGACGAGAAAATGGATGATCAGAGAGGCAACCAGCGTCACTGAAAAGCGGCGATCAAGCGTTTGCCACCAATTGTACTCGAATTCCTTCGGGAATACGAGGCCAGACCTCGGTGTGCCCTCATGCTGTCGTTGCGTGCTGCTCTGCGCCGGCATATTGTCCTTCAGGGTTACTTGGCTCAACAGATTTAAGATTTAATTCAGCAGATGTTGTATTCATCCATGAAACAGAGTCATGGCGGTGCGCTGTAACTATTCGCTGCCTTCGCGGTAAACGACCAGCCGCATGTTCGGATAGTCCGAAACGCCGCAGGTACGCATCACTTTCACCAATTCGGCGTAGGGCAGCTCTTTGTCGCCCTGGATCATGACTCTGCCGGAAAATTTGACGCCGTAATCGACTTCCATTTTCTTCGCTTGTGTACTGTAGTAACGCAGGCGCTCCCGCAATGGTTTGATAATGCCATTCTCAACCACCGCAGGATTATTGGACATCACGTCATCCATCGTCGCGACTTTCTCGTGATTGACTAGAATAATCTGCTTGGATACGATCAAATCCAAACCCACCTGGGCCGGCTCTTCAATCAAGGAGTTCGGCAGTTTCAAATATTCCGAAGGCGAGATGAGCTGGCCCTCGGTGGAGAATGTCTTCAGCAAAAACACGAGAATGATCGTGAACATATCCATCATCGAGGTGAGATTGAGTTTCACCTCGACGGCTTTGGTGTCGTGCTTTTTGATTCTAGAAGGTATAAAAGCCATATCGCATGCCGGAAAAGTTGTTTCGAATTTCACGAGCGCAGGTTGTGCGCCCCGCCGCCCGCCGTCAGATGACGCCGGCGCTCAAAGACACTTGCGGAAAAAGAATCATGGGCCCACCTTCGAGGCGTATCATGCGCGCCGCGTCCATCGTGCTGACCAGTACTTGGTAACGGATCTTATTCTCAGCCTGAATGATGATGGATTCGGAATCCGAGAAGCCGTTGCCAATATTTTGTTTGATCTCATGGAGCTTTTGGGAAAGCGCTTGAAAATCATACTCGCCGTTTGTTTGGATGGGAATGGTCGGCCCGGTCGCCGTTGCGCCCGTGAGCATTGCCGCCGCGCTGGAAATATAGAAGCCCTGATCGGTGATCGACACTGTGAGATCCAGTTTGCGCTGCGCTTCTTTGGGCGCGCTGCCGCTCGCCATGCCGGCGGTTGCGCCGGCGGCCGGCGGCAAATTCAGCTCAATGATGCCGATCTTGATGAACTGCGCCGACGAGAGCAGCAACGGAATCATCACCACCATCAAATTCATGATGGGCGTGAGATTTAATTCCGTGCTCTCCTCCTTGATGTGCCGGCGCTTCGAAGGTTTAAAAGCCATGGCTATTTATTCCCGGTGAGAAGATTGATCAGCTTCACGGTGTGCTCGTCGATCTCATCGATGATCTTTGCGGTTTTGTTGAACAAAAACGTGTAAATCAACACGGCTGGAATGGCCACGGCCAAACCCATCAATGTTGTATTCATTGCCGCACTGATGCCGGCCGCGAGCATGCGCGCCTTCTCCGCCGCATCAATTCCCGGAGATGAAACCGCCTTGAAGGCGAGAATCAAACCCCAGATGGTGCCCATAAGGCCGAGCAACGTTGCCACGTTGGCGAGCATGGCCAAAAAACTGGTGCGCTGATTCAACCGCGGAATCACTTCCAGCGTGCTTTCGTCCACACTGTTTTGAATGGCGCGAAAATCCGTCACTTCCTGCTCCGCCACGCGGCGCAAGCTGGCGCCCACGACTTGCGCCAACGCCTTTTCCGGCGCTGCGTCACACAAGGCCAGGGCTTTCTTGTATTCGCCGGCGCGTACGAGCTTGCGAATCTCGGACATGAATTTGCTGGCGTTGATGTTCGAGCGTACCATCAGAAAATAGAAGCGCTCAATGGCGATCGCTGCTGCGAAAGCGCCAACGACGAGAATGGCATACATGTAGGGGGCGCCGTCGGCTTCCCACCGAAAGGCTTCGATAAAACTATCCATGAAAAAACCTCCTAATACGTTATCCTTAGTTTGTCTGAAAATTCCATCCGGTGAATTTGGGGGTCTATTTTGTGTATTGCGCTAGACAATACCATCAATCCTTTTTCTTTGCGGGAATTTTCTTAAGCCCGTCAACTTTTTGCGGTTGATCGATAGTGTCATCGTGCAGCAATATTCCTTTCGAAACAGATTTGAGTTCCCGCGCAAAACTGCGCTCCAGTTCGCGCATCTCTCCGAAATCAGGTTTGACGCGTTTGGGGATAATATCCACGTTGGGCTTCTCAATGACGGCTTCGATGGCAATGGCTTCCAGCTCAAGCTCATTCAGGTCGGATTTCTCTTTGGCCGCGGCCGGCAGTTTCTTTGCCGTGTCAGCCGGCGCTTGCTGCCGAACGAGGCCAGAGTTTCTTTGCAGCGAATCCGGCGTGGCCGGCTGCGCTTCCTGCGCCGACGCTGATCCCACGCCTGCAAGCAAGAGCATTAAAAAAATGGACCGGGCTAACATCGTTGCGCCTCATTTTAAATTGGGTACAATACCGCGCTCAAAAATGAGCATTTCTTCATAGCGTTCCTTCTTCAACTGCGCTTCCGTCTGGTGTTTTTCCCAGGCCGGCAATGTCTTTAGAAAAATGACCGCCTCCAACCCGCCACCGGAATTGTCGGTATCGCGCACTTCGAAGGCGACAACATTGATGCCGCCTTTCAAGAAGTTGGAGAAGTCATGGATGTTCGTTTTACCGCCGTTCGCCGCAGAATTCATGACTTGCGCAATATATTCGCCATTCACAAAAAGATTGTATGAGTCATCGGCTTGCACCTGAATCTGTCCGAACACAGGCAGGCCTTTTAACTCAAAGGCTTTGCGAAAATAGGCGGTTTTGACATTGCTGCGACTGACGCTCGAAACATTTGCTGCCTTTTCAACCCGCGGCGCGCCGGACGATGAATCAGGCGGCGCTTCGGCCTGGCGATCGCCGGGCAACCACACGCGCTTGGCATCATAACCGCTAAATGCCGTCGAGGCCTCGAGCGCTTGCGCCGCCTGCCATTGCGCCGCGGCATAATCAATAGCAGTCCAATTACGCGCATATTGCGCCGTCACGGACCAGGTCTCGTCAGTTTTAATCGTCGTATCGGCAATGGCAAGATTCAACTCTTGCGCATATTTCGCCGGGTCGCTGCGCACGAGCGTCAACGTGATTTTTTCCGACCAGGGATTTTCGATGCTATGATCGCGCATCGCAAGAAATCCGGCTTCGAGAATTTCTTTTTTACTGTCGGTTAAGGCGAAATTATTTTCTTCGAACGTAAACACGGCATCCTGAAATTGATCTTTTGATTCCCGCCGCAGCCTCTCTTCGAAGGCAAGACGCTCCGCATTTGCAACGGCCGCCAGCGAATCAACCTGGCGGGCATGGCTGAAAACGAAACTCAGCAATTGATCTTCCGTGTCTTCCAGCGCGCGGGCATGCAGATCAGCCTGCTTGGCGCTGTTCAAGGTTTCGAGGTAGGATTGCACCGCCGCTTTGGCAAACGAACGCCCAAAATCGATCAAATTCGCCATTTCCTCCTTCACATCATCAGCCTGGAAATCGGCGGTTGCAATCATGTTCTTGTATGTGCCAATATCGCCGGCATATTGCGACATCGCGCGCTTTGACAAACCGACATATTCGCGTGCAAGCGCATTATTGGTTTCAATAATTTTCCGGCGGGAGAGATCCAGCCAGGCGCTTTCGATGCCGAGCGAATCACATTCTTTAAGATTACGTTGATGCGCCTGAATCGTCTGCGCCACCAACGGTTTGACAAACTTGCTCAGCAACTGATTGCGAAACTCAAGCGCCGTGATCTTGTCCATGTTTTCCGGCGTCGGCGCGTCGAGCAACTGCTTCATCGAAGCGCTGTTCAACTCCGCGATATCATAGATCACTTCCGACACCTTGTCTTTGCTGCGTTGAATCCAGCGCCGCGCAACTTGTACCGTCGTGTCTTCCAGGGCAAGCTTGGCATTGCGCACCGTCGTATCCGGAGGATTATTGTACTGGCTCGCCAGGCGCTCCAGCGCCAGCGCCGCATGCTTGTATGATTGCAACGAACGTTCGTACAAATCTGTAGCCGCCTGATTGATTTCTTTTTTTGCGACAATGCGGCGATTTTCGTCGACTTCCGGTATTTCTTGATCCGCCCAGGTTTGCGCAAACTCTTCGTAGGCCGCGCCGATTTTATGTGTGGCTTCATACAACCTCAAGGTGCCAAAGCTCGCGACCCGGGTATAACCGTTCACGATGTCGATCAGCGAGTTCTTCTTGCGGTCTTTCGAAGCGTCCATCTGCGCTTTTGGCAGCTTGAAACGAACTTCGGCGAAATCGCGAAATTTTAGCTCGGTTAAGCGAAACAGCGCTTCGCCGGAAAAGAAATCATTATAATCCATCTCGCGGCTGCGGAACTCATCGCTTTTGCCCATGGCTTTTTCATACTCGGCGCGCGCTTGCGGCAGCAAACCTTTCCATTCAAAATACTCGCCCCGGCGATAGAACGTTTCCACCACGCGCGGCGAATCCGGAAAGCGCACGGCATACTCGCCGTACACATTGTTTGCTTCTTCGAGCTGATCGAGTTTGAGGTGATAATTCGCGATATCGTAGAACAAATCATCGGCATCCTTTGAACCGGGATATTTATCCACAAACTTGCGATTGACGCGGATGGCGCGTTCCCAATCCTGGGCGCGCACAAAATTCACGCTGGCATTGAACAAGCTGGTCTCTGCTTTGGCGGCGTCCGGCTCTTCGTTCGCCAGGCGTTCGAACGTGATCGCGGCATTGAGAAAATCATTCAATTCGCCGTAGTCATACGCCATGTTATTCAAGCCGCTGAGATAATGCGGCGACTTCGGAAAATTGTCCGTCAAAAGGGCATACGTTTCGACCGCGCGGCGATACTCGCGCGCTTGATCGAATTCAAGTCCGGCGTTGTACAGGGCAAGATCGGCAAATTCCGCATTCGGCACCTCTTCATACACCCGGCGGTATTCTTCACCGGCGCGCACATGTTGTTCGATATGCGCCAAATCCTCGGCTTGCAAGAAAATGGATTCTGCCAGGCGCTTCTCCGCCTTTACGGCATATTCACGATTCGGCGAATTGAGCTTGATGCGCTTGGCCACGATTTCGCAGCTTTTGTAATCAAGCTTGCCGAAGTAACTCTCCATTACAAGATACTCGGCATAAGGCGCATCCGTGCTTTGCGGGAAATGCTTGAGCAATGTTTTAAAATACTTCAAGGCGCCGGCGAATTCATTCTTGTTATAGTACAGCGCACCGGCTTGCGCCAAGCGCTCCGCGGTTTGCGACTCATGGGGGAAGAGCTTGATATAATTATCCAAGGCTGTCGCCAGGTTTTCTTCGCCGACCGACATCGGAATCGCCTCCAGCTTCAGAGCCTGGCGCAAACTGTCGCGGTTCATCTCCACGGCAGCTTTCATTTCGCCGAGCTTCAACGGCAACACCTGCGGCCGGCGCATGGTATCCGCGCTTGCCATTTCCTGCGACAACGCCACGGCATTCTCGGCCGCCAGCTTCTGGAAACGGCTGTTCCAATACCGATTGCTGATTTCAATATACTCTTTAAACGCCTCGGGAGGTTGTTTGAGTTTGGCATCCAACGTCAAAGCGAGATTCCAATGAATCAACGCCGCCATCGTATCTTTGGGAAACGCCACGAGATATTTGCGGCTGTCGTTCACCGCTTGCGCATAGAGATTGTTGTCGTTATACTCATCCGCTCGCTTGAGCAAGAGATTGACGTTCTCGCGCAGCGCACGCTCCGCCAAGGATTTGCCTTCCTTCCGAATATCTTCAGAAGTATTGTTTGTCCACCAAGACGTGCCTTCGCGATAATCCATGAACAAGCTGTCGCGCTGCATATAAGCCATTTGTTCATCATCGAGCGCGCGATAAGCCTCGGCAATTTTGGCGCGCACGGTCGGAGCTTTCGGCGCGTTGGGATACATGCGCAACAACAGGCGAAAGGCACGGATCGCATTCTCGTGCTCTTCTTTTACGGTCATGTAAATGTCGCCGATGCGCATGAGAATATCGATGCCGTATTCCCGTCCCCCGAGATCCGCGAGATATTGCGCGGCCTTGTCCGGGCCTTCATAGTCAAGAAACGAGATGCCAATGTATTCAATCGATTCTTCCAGCAGGCCAGGGTTGGTGATTTGATTTTTGGGATCATGCTTCTTGGCGCGATGCAGGTCGTCCGCCAGCAGCGTGAAATAAGAAATCGCCTGCGGATAGTTGTTGAATTTGTAGTGCGCCCAGCCGAGACGGTACAGGGCCTCGTCGTATTTCGGGCTATCGCCGTATTTCAACACTTGTTGATAAATGGCGATGGCGCTGTCGAGCGAGCTTTTGGGAGGGTTGAAATAATACTCCGCCACCCGAAAGAGCGCATCAGGGATATAGCGACTGTCGCGATACGTTTGAATGAAATCCTGATAGAGCTTGACTGCTTGCTCGCGTGGACCGAGATCCTCGGTTAAGAATGCAATGTTGTATGCCGCATCGTCGCGCAGCGGACTATCGGCATGCTCATCCAAAATGCGGCGATACAGCGTCAGCGAGGGCGTAAAATCCTTTTTCGGCTCGACCGGGGTTTCCGTCACCAGGCCGGAATCGAGCTTGGCAAGTTGCCGCGAATAATGCTCCTGGGCGACCGCATAGCTTTCGAGAGACTTTTCATAGTACAGCTCAGCCAGGCGCAAAATGACTTTGTCTTTCACTTTGCTTTTTGGGTGGCTATTCAAAAAAGTCTCCATGTCCCGAATGCCTTTTTCGCGCAACAACACGCGTTCGCGTTCGGTGCGCAGCCGCTGGCGTTCATAAAAATCCTTGTATTCGAGCAGCTCGTCGATCGTATAGGATCGCAAGGTCGAATCCGGATTCAAACGCGAAATGGTTTTCCCTGCGTCCGGCTGGCGTGAGGGCGCGGTGAAGGGCGTATCGCGAACAATCTGGCCAAAAGCGTGATCGTTCGCCGCCAGCGCGACGCCGAGCAAGCAGGTCAGCGCGAGCAGTTTGGTAGCCGGCAACGTGGCGCGTTGTTGCGCGAACGCCTGCTTTTTTTGCGATATGTTGGGGGTGCGATAATTCAAGATCATGCTGAATCAGACTCGGTTAAATGGCTTCCTTCCATTCGCTCGAGGAGGTCTTTAGGGTTTATGTTTCAGGCATCGCGACGGTTGCAACAGAGCTGCGCGGCCGGCAAACGATGCTGTGCTTAACGCCGCTTTAGGGCGTGAGTTTTTCCGGAGTTGTGACTGTTTTAGCTGGCGTGTTGCGCAGCGTTTCAGATTCCGAAGTATCAAAATAGAAAAAATCAAAATACTTCTGATGCTCAAGTTTATCGAGGCGAACCTGTTCCTCCAACAACTCTTCCTCGATGCGATGCATCTCCTCGTCGAATCGTTTCAAGCGCATTTGCAAGCTTGCTTGCCGGTCGCGCAAGATCCCATCGATGGAGGCGAGATTGCTGGCTTGCAGCTCGATCTTGTGCTCACGCCGCTCCATTTCTTGAAAGGTGAGATCGCTCAAGCCGAAACCGGAAAAATCCGCCCATTGGTCGAAGTCACTTTGAACCTCTTCGATGTCGTAGCTGTTCAGCCAGGTTTGAAACCGATCCATACGATACTTCAGGTCGGTCAAATCTTGCTGCAAAATTTCAAAGTTGGTGGCCAGTTCCACTTTATTACGGTCACTGCGCGCCAGCAGACTCTGGAATTGCGCCACGCTTTCTTGCAAACGCGTCTGCTCGCTTTCCATTTCCACCATTAAACTGTCCACGATTTGCTTGCGATAGGCTGCGCCGCTTTCCTTGACAGCAAGCGGGTATTCCACCCAGTAATTCACGGCCTGGACCGCACGATCTGCTTGATAGGTCTCCAGCGCTTTCACAACGCGATTGCGCTGTTGCACGGCTTCTTTAGCAACCTCGAGCTGGCCGGTCTTTTGCGCTTCGGCAATGACGCGATCGAAATAGCGAATCTGCACATACATGCTTTGGCGTTCATCCGCGAATTCATCCATCAATAAATTGCCTTTGGGGCCGCGATAATTAAAATTGAGCAAGATGGCCTGCAAATTTTGCTTGGCCTGCGCAATCAGCTCATAAAGCGGCTTATCCTGCCGCTCCAATACCTGCTGCTCCATCTGATCAAGCTCGGTGAGCTGCGCCACAATCAAACGGCGCTCTTCGTTGTATTCACTGGTTACATCGAGCACGCCGCGGGCATTGGTAACATAGCGAAAATCTTTCATGGCGGAAGCGGGGCGCTCCAACAAACGCTTGCAATGCGCGCTCAACGCCAGCGCTTCATAGGTGTAATTCGACGCCAGATAATTGCCCAACAGAGCGTCGGTCTGCGCAATGCTGCTTTCCAAATTGCCTTGCTTCATTTGCGTCCACGCCAAACCCAGCAAGCTTTGATCATAATGCTCGGAGCCTTTCGACACTTGCTCGAAATAGTTAACGGCTGTGGCATAATCGGCGCGTTCGTAATAGAGAAAACCCAGCTTGACCAGAGCATTGTTCCGCAGCAGGGTATTGAAAGCGGTGCTCCAGGGCAGCGTTTCCGCATTCGCAACAGCGTCGAAGTGTGACAACGCGGCGGAGGCGTTGCCCAGATTCACTTGTGCGATGCCGCGCAGATAACGCGCCGCCAGATGATATCTTGAGCTTGCAGGAATGCGCGACAACTCGGCTTCCACCGCATTGAAGCGGTCGAGCGCAAGATGATAATAGCCGGCAAGGTAACGCCCGCGCTCGAGAATTCGCGGCTCAATGCTCGCCGACAGCGAGTCCATTTTCTGATAATAAACGAAGAATTGATCCTGCCATTTCAGCGTCTGGGCAATGCTGATCAAACGCAACAGCGCCATGCCGCGAAATTTACTTGCCGGATATTCGTGCAAGAGCTGTTCATAAATCTTGTACGCTTCCGGAAAAATCGCGCGTCCATAAAGCGACTCGGCGCGGTAAAAAATCACAGCTTCCCAGTTCGGGGAGATTCCGTGCCGCGCAAAATAGGGATCATAGTCCCGCCGCGCGGCTTGAAATTGCAAATCCGCAAGCAAATAGCGCTCCGCCGCATAATTCAACAAAGCATCGCTGAGATCGCGATTGAGCATGCGCAAAAACGAACGTGTTTCAGCGGTTTGCAATAAATTCTTTTTGAGAATCGCGTATTGCGTGCGCTTTACCTCAAACGCCGTGTGCCGCCCGGCGCGCCATTCCTGAAAAGCCTTCTCTAACGTTATCGCCGCGGTGTCGGGCTGTTCGGAGTATCCCAACAAGTCGATCAGATTTTTATCCAGCTTCGATAGAATTCCCCGGCGTTCCGCCTCCACGTCCACCGCGCCGGTGAGTGTTTGCGCTTTCCGCTGATCGAGCTTATCAAGTTGTTGCAGAACTTTGGTGAGCTGTTCGACTTCGTTCAAATAGGCTTCGGCAAACGCCGGATCGTCTTGCGTGACGTCGTACATTTTAGCGACGATCGCTTGAATCTTTTCCTTCTGTTGCTTGACGATCTGCAACGCGCTTGAATCGCGGCGGGCCACAGCGGCGCGCTCGAATCTTTCCAGGCGTTCGTACATGCGCAACACGGAATCGACTTCGACGTCGTATTCGCGCACCAACCCGGCTTTGTAGTCGGTGGTGGGCAAGTTCTTTTTGTAAATTTCACGGCTCTCCACCACGGCCATCAGCCGGTCGCGCAAATCGCTGAACTGTTCGAGCAGCTCGTTGCGGTTTTCTGTGCGCAGCGTTTTGGAGAGCGCCTGAATTTCATCGAGCATCGCCAGAATCGCTTCCAACTCGGCCGTATAGTCATTGACCATGCGATCCATATCGCCATAGATCTGGGCAAAGCCCGCATGATCTTTGGCGATGCCTTCGAGGCCGCGCTGCTTGATCTCGGTGTAGAGGTTCTTGATATTCTCCAGCAAAAGGCGTTCTTGCGCGGCAGTTTCAACGAGATAGGTTTTCGTTTTCTGGTCAAGATAAAACTTGAGCCGTTCGTTGTAGCGCACGGTCTTTTGTTTGTCGAAGACGCCGCTCTCTTGTGCGGTTGCCGGAGAGACAAGGATGGGAATGAAATACAGGCCGGAGATGAGCAAAAAAGCACAAGCGTTTTTTCTAGCGCGACCTGTCCTTAGTCCAATAGGCCACATGGTCTTCCTCAATAATGGTAGAAAGCCAGCACGATGCCTGGCGCAACAATCATTTCCTGCGCAGCTCGGAGTCGGCAAATGATTCGACCCGTGGTCTGCGGCATACAACCCATCCGTGGATTGCCGATACCTTTTTAAACATTTTTGTCTGAGGCTCTATATACTGGCATTGCCTCGCAATTACGTAAGTAATTTTTTAAAATGCGTGCGTACCCATTCAAATTGTTACAATATTCTTACAACTGATTCCAATGGCCATGGTACGATTGCCCGGCGCGGGGTGGCAGTTTCACCTCGCAA contains:
- a CDS encoding MotA/TolQ/ExbB proton channel family protein; translated protein: MDSFIEAFRWEADGAPYMYAILVVGAFAAAIAIERFYFLMVRSNINASKFMSEIRKLVRAGEYKKALALCDAAPEKALAQVVGASLRRVAEQEVTDFRAIQNSVDESTLEVIPRLNQRTSFLAMLANVATLLGLMGTIWGLILAFKAVSSPGIDAAEKARMLAAGISAAMNTTLMGLAVAIPAVLIYTFLFNKTAKIIDEIDEHTVKLINLLTGNK
- a CDS encoding TonB family protein; amino-acid sequence: MSQVTLKDNMPAQSSTQRQHEGTPRSGLVFPKEFEYNWWQTLDRRFSVTLVASLIIHFLVIVYFVKNPPTHDVARVQEQFARLVLEKASSETQFVETPLDVAPDELPSEEPTASTVRTPTGIVNPGASRRTTGQSSGQGDDTGEPGGGGGEIAGTSGPAAGGRRSRAVIREQVGNQGLLGLLTSNSGMASGNEAADLLGDHNPNANLDEALAGVSGIKRAGSSSEAEGGAGAEGSGVGSGGPGKGRVRGGRETGGGNIDALVQGLGEGKAKGVSRSGELVITSEKPLIETEEGQVGGTGRDAESIQAVVASHSPAIEYCYQRAIKRDPNLKGKVVVRFVITPQGTVESATIISKSSTNSEVEDCILSRIRRWDDFGAIDPKKGNTTVRQVYTFGY
- a CDS encoding biopolymer transporter ExbD, which gives rise to MAFKPSKRRHIKEESTELNLTPIMNLMVVMIPLLLSSAQFIKIGIIELNLPPAAGATAGMASGSAPKEAQRKLDLTVSITDQGFYISSAAAMLTGATATGPTIPIQTNGEYDFQALSQKLHEIKQNIGNGFSDSESIIIQAENKIRYQVLVSTMDAARMIRLEGGPMILFPQVSLSAGVI
- a CDS encoding tetratricopeptide repeat protein, whose protein sequence is MILNYRTPNISQKKQAFAQQRATLPATKLLALTCLLGVALAANDHAFGQIVRDTPFTAPSRQPDAGKTISRLNPDSTLRSYTIDELLEYKDFYERQRLRTERERVLLREKGIRDMETFLNSHPKSKVKDKVILRLAELYYEKSLESYAVAQEHYSRQLAKLDSGLVTETPVEPKKDFTPSLTLYRRILDEHADSPLRDDAAYNIAFLTEDLGPREQAVKLYQDFIQTYRDSRYIPDALFRVAEYYFNPPKSSLDSAIAIYQQVLKYGDSPKYDEALYRLGWAHYKFNNYPQAISYFTLLADDLHRAKKHDPKNQITNPGLLEESIEYIGISFLDYEGPDKAAQYLADLGGREYGIDILMRIGDIYMTVKEEHENAIRAFRLLLRMYPNAPKAPTVRAKIAEAYRALDDEQMAYMQRDSLFMDYREGTSWWTNNTSEDIRKEGKSLAERALRENVNLLLKRADEYNDNNLYAQAVNDSRKYLVAFPKDTMAALIHWNLALTLDAKLKQPPEAFKEYIEISNRYWNSRFQKLAAENAVALSQEMASADTMRRPQVLPLKLGEMKAAVEMNRDSLRQALKLEAIPMSVGEENLATALDNYIKLFPHESQTAERLAQAGALYYNKNEFAGALKYFKTLLKHFPQSTDAPYAEYLVMESYFGKLDYKSCEIVAKRIKLNSPNREYAVKAEKRLAESIFLQAEDLAHIEQHVRAGEEYRRVYEEVPNAEFADLALYNAGLEFDQAREYRRAVETYALLTDNFPKSPHYLSGLNNMAYDYGELNDFLNAAITFERLANEEPDAAKAETSLFNASVNFVRAQDWERAIRVNRKFVDKYPGSKDADDLFYDIANYHLKLDQLEEANNVYGEYAVRFPDSPRVVETFYRRGEYFEWKGLLPQARAEYEKAMGKSDEFRSREMDYNDFFSGEALFRLTELKFRDFAEVRFKLPKAQMDASKDRKKNSLIDIVNGYTRVASFGTLRLYEATHKIGAAYEEFAQTWADQEIPEVDENRRIVAKKEINQAATDLYERSLQSYKHAALALERLASQYNNPPDTTVRNAKLALEDTTVQVARRWIQRSKDKVSEVIYDIAELNSASMKQLLDAPTPENMDKITALEFRNQLLSKFVKPLVAQTIQAHQRNLKECDSLGIESAWLDLSRRKIIETNNALAREYVGLSKRAMSQYAGDIGTYKNMIATADFQADDVKEEMANLIDFGRSFAKAAVQSYLETLNSAKQADLHARALEDTEDQLLSFVFSHARQVDSLAAVANAERLAFEERLRRESKDQFQDAVFTFEENNFALTDSKKEILEAGFLAMRDHSIENPWSEKITLTLVRSDPAKYAQELNLAIADTTIKTDETWSVTAQYARNWTAIDYAAAQWQAAQALEASTAFSGYDAKRVWLPGDRQAEAPPDSSSGAPRVEKAANVSSVSRSNVKTAYFRKAFELKGLPVFGQIQVQADDSYNLFVNGEYIAQVMNSAANGGKTNIHDFSNFLKGGINVVAFEVRDTDNSGGGLEAVIFLKTLPAWEKHQTEAQLKKERYEEMLIFERGIVPNLK